The Muricauda sp. SCSIO 65647 genome includes a region encoding these proteins:
- a CDS encoding choice-of-anchor I family protein, which yields MKNFNKFLLSLLVISVFSCEKIDDFIGNPGGEDDDGPTTETMVDFKFKNSFQVGGEGAAEIAAFDPITNRLFVVNVEVPEISVFDLTNVNNPMRLDPVVCVNPGSPNSVSVKDGMLAVAIESPNKQENGFIELFETSDTQNEVNSIEVGALPDMVTFTPNGDYLVVANEGEPNDDYTVDPMGMVSIIKVATGETYNLDFVAFNGMEESLEADGFRVFGPGATLAMDVEPEYVAVSNDSKTAWVTLQENNGVAVVNLESKQITDILPLGYKSYANPGNEIDPSDEDGKKELRSVPVFGTYHPDAIAYYSVNGMDYVVTANEGDAREYEGEPGFVEEDRIKDVVLDPEVFPDFEELQKEENLGRLKLTLVQGDTDGDGDYDELYSFGARSFSIWSGMGQLVYDSGNDIAAKTLALTPDAFNGDDGRSDDKGAEPEAVTIQEIGGKQILFLGLERNNQIMVYDISNPSFPEFIQILSTNGDIGPEGVLAVSAEDSPTGKELLIVSNEVSGTVTIYENK from the coding sequence ATGAAAAACTTCAACAAATTTCTCTTGTCCCTTTTGGTGATCTCTGTGTTTTCTTGTGAAAAAATAGATGACTTTATCGGTAATCCGGGTGGTGAAGACGATGATGGGCCAACCACAGAAACCATGGTAGATTTTAAGTTTAAGAACTCGTTTCAAGTAGGGGGTGAGGGAGCTGCAGAAATTGCTGCTTTTGATCCCATCACCAATAGGCTCTTTGTAGTGAATGTTGAAGTGCCCGAGATTTCTGTTTTTGACCTTACCAATGTCAATAACCCCATGCGTTTAGATCCGGTGGTCTGCGTTAATCCTGGATCACCCAACAGTGTTTCGGTAAAAGATGGCATGTTGGCCGTGGCCATCGAATCTCCCAATAAACAAGAAAATGGTTTCATAGAGCTGTTTGAGACCAGTGATACACAAAATGAGGTGAATAGTATCGAAGTGGGCGCACTTCCTGACATGGTGACCTTTACGCCCAATGGCGACTATTTGGTCGTGGCCAATGAGGGAGAGCCCAACGATGATTACACCGTAGATCCCATGGGCATGGTGAGCATCATCAAAGTGGCGACGGGCGAAACCTATAATTTAGATTTTGTTGCCTTTAATGGAATGGAAGAAAGTTTGGAAGCCGACGGTTTTCGGGTTTTTGGTCCAGGCGCTACCTTAGCCATGGACGTAGAACCTGAATATGTGGCGGTATCAAATGATTCTAAAACTGCTTGGGTAACCCTACAGGAAAATAACGGTGTGGCCGTGGTCAATCTAGAGAGTAAGCAGATTACCGATATCTTGCCTTTGGGGTATAAAAGCTATGCCAATCCGGGAAACGAAATAGACCCAAGCGATGAGGATGGAAAAAAAGAATTGAGAAGCGTTCCCGTTTTCGGAACCTACCATCCTGATGCCATTGCGTACTATAGCGTGAACGGAATGGATTATGTGGTCACGGCAAATGAAGGGGATGCGCGAGAGTATGAAGGTGAGCCCGGTTTTGTAGAAGAAGACAGAATCAAGGATGTGGTACTTGACCCTGAGGTATTTCCAGATTTTGAAGAACTTCAAAAAGAAGAAAATCTTGGTAGATTGAAATTGACCCTTGTTCAAGGCGACACCGACGGAGATGGTGACTACGATGAGCTGTACAGTTTTGGCGCCCGTTCTTTTTCGATCTGGTCGGGTATGGGCCAGTTGGTTTATGACAGTGGCAACGATATTGCGGCCAAGACTTTAGCATTGACCCCAGATGCATTCAATGGTGACGATGGACGAAGCGATGACAAGGGGGCCGAACCTGAAGCTGTCACCATACAAGAAATTGGGGGCAAGCAAATATTATTCCTTGGCCTGGAACGTAACAACCAGATAATGGTTTATGACATATCCAATCCAAGCTTTCCAGAATTCATACAAATCTTATCTACCAATGGCGATATAGGTCCAGAAGGTGTTTTGGCCGTAAGTGCAGAAGATAGTCCCACGGGCAAAGAACTGTTGATAGTGAGCAATGAGGTAAGTGGTACCGTTACCATTTATGAGAACAAGTAA
- a CDS encoding PAS domain-containing hybrid sensor histidine kinase/response regulator codes for MHRLLKRQLDKAGFDAGQLEEMDSFLQQISRAYDSFEQDYSHLEHVLEQNSKELFAANQRLKNKVKSVEGKLTKVATNIKDIIFEMDIEGRWTYLNSAWERISGYTIEESLGDKYYHYLPKEVTEPFRKKVMSSVGGFKLHRASFQYRKPSGKSIWLDVSIKPIIGHENHIEGFIGSISDITELKSAEKKLIQANKAKDQFLSVMSHEIRTPLNAVIGVSNLLLMEDPKESQLDNLDVLRFSSKHLLALINDILDYNKIISGSLVMEKDEFSLEETLNAQRQMFAQRAYSKGLNFEVNIDESVPGKVVGDTHRLSQILTNLLGNSIKFTEKGHVKLNVSLNKEKDGRHHIEFRVVDTGIGIAKNKLKSIFEPFAQANSNTTRLYGGTGLGLSICKNLVEIMGGELKCVSKHKKGSTFSFVVPFLPSRNRTAQIDYCSLPLPKKPEHSTLRGVKILVVEDNKINVTIIKKFLDKWGIDHEIAENGLVGFEMSVKKRYDLIFMDIEMPVMNGFQAAMAIRENSTNPNYETPIIALTASTGDKTSKELQKTGMDGLLPKPFDPKELFSAIENCVNIPRTSGILPAS; via the coding sequence ATGCACCGATTATTAAAACGACAGCTTGATAAGGCTGGCTTTGATGCTGGTCAACTTGAGGAAATGGATTCATTTCTTCAACAGATCAGCCGTGCATACGACTCTTTTGAACAAGATTATTCGCATCTAGAGCATGTGTTGGAGCAAAATTCAAAAGAACTGTTCGCGGCCAACCAAAGACTAAAAAACAAGGTAAAAAGTGTAGAGGGCAAACTGACAAAAGTGGCCACGAACATCAAGGATATCATTTTTGAAATGGATATTGAAGGCAGATGGACCTACTTGAATTCTGCTTGGGAAAGAATTTCGGGCTACACAATTGAAGAGTCATTGGGCGATAAGTACTATCATTATCTGCCAAAAGAAGTAACCGAACCCTTTAGAAAAAAGGTCATGTCATCGGTAGGGGGCTTCAAATTGCACAGAGCTAGTTTTCAGTATAGAAAGCCCAGTGGTAAATCAATATGGCTAGATGTGTCCATAAAGCCAATAATCGGTCATGAAAACCATATAGAAGGCTTCATCGGCAGCATTTCAGATATCACGGAACTTAAGAGTGCCGAAAAAAAATTGATTCAGGCAAATAAGGCAAAAGATCAGTTCTTATCCGTTATGTCGCATGAAATACGTACACCCTTGAATGCGGTAATCGGTGTAAGCAATTTGCTGTTGATGGAAGATCCCAAAGAGAGCCAATTAGACAACCTCGATGTACTACGATTCTCATCAAAGCACTTACTGGCACTGATCAATGACATACTCGACTACAATAAGATCATATCGGGTTCATTGGTCATGGAAAAAGACGAATTCAGTCTAGAGGAAACATTGAATGCCCAACGCCAGATGTTTGCCCAGAGAGCTTATTCAAAAGGGCTGAATTTTGAGGTGAACATCGATGAAAGTGTTCCTGGGAAAGTAGTCGGTGACACCCATAGATTAAGTCAGATATTGACCAATCTATTGGGTAATTCCATAAAGTTCACAGAGAAAGGCCATGTGAAGTTGAACGTGTCTTTGAACAAAGAAAAAGATGGCCGTCACCATATCGAGTTCAGGGTGGTGGACACGGGAATAGGTATTGCCAAAAATAAGCTGAAAAGTATTTTCGAACCCTTTGCCCAAGCAAATTCAAACACTACAAGATTGTATGGCGGTACCGGCCTAGGGCTGTCCATTTGCAAAAATCTGGTCGAGATTATGGGGGGTGAGCTAAAATGTGTCAGTAAACATAAAAAAGGGTCTACTTTTTCTTTTGTCGTACCATTCTTGCCCTCTCGTAATAGAACGGCTCAAATAGATTATTGCAGTTTGCCCCTGCCAAAAAAACCTGAGCATTCTACCCTAAGAGGTGTTAAAATCTTGGTTGTTGAAGACAATAAAATAAATGTGACCATCATTAAAAAGTTTTTGGATAAATGGGGTATTGATCATGAGATAGCGGAAAATGGCCTCGTTGGTTTCGAGATGTCAGTGAAGAAACGATATGACCTGATTTTCATGGACATTGAAATGCCGGTAATGAACGGGTTTCAGGCGGCCATGGCCATTCGGGAAAATAGTACAAACCCGAATTATGAAACACCCATTATAGCTTTGACAGCATCAACGGGAGACAAAACAAGCAAAGAACTCCAAAAAACAGGTATGGACGGGTTGCTGCCAAAACCATTTGACCCCAAAGAACTATTTTCAGCGATTGAAAATTGTGTGAACATTCCTAGAACATCGGGAATTTTACCAGCCTCCTGA
- a CDS encoding DUF5996 family protein translates to MRDKHSWPNLTFSDIQETLETLHQWIQIVGKIRLRTMPWQNHSWHVSLYLSSKGFTTNPIPYKGRVFQIDFDFKLHKLYVECSNAGKAEMDLYPRTVADFYRELFEKLDVLGIDVKIHGSPNEMEPAIPFHENTINKSYDKDAVQAIWKSMLKANEVFTKFRSDFVGKVSPVHLFWGAFDLAVTRFSGNDAPLHQGGMPNMPLDVMQEAYSKEVSSAGFWLGSKDFPFPAFYAYAYPSPTAFGKQKVQPEQAFWSDEMGEFFLKYEDVQKSSNPDEVLLSFLRSTYEASAKTAQWDRAKLERK, encoded by the coding sequence ATGAGAGATAAACACAGTTGGCCGAATTTGACCTTTTCAGATATTCAGGAAACACTGGAAACCCTTCATCAGTGGATTCAAATCGTGGGAAAAATCAGATTAAGGACAATGCCTTGGCAAAACCATTCGTGGCATGTTTCATTGTATTTAAGCTCGAAAGGATTCACCACTAATCCTATTCCTTATAAGGGTAGGGTTTTTCAAATAGATTTTGACTTTAAACTTCATAAACTATATGTGGAGTGTTCGAATGCCGGAAAGGCAGAAATGGACTTATATCCAAGAACGGTGGCCGACTTCTATCGAGAGCTTTTTGAGAAGTTGGATGTTTTGGGTATCGATGTAAAGATCCATGGTAGTCCCAATGAAATGGAACCTGCCATTCCTTTCCATGAAAACACCATTAACAAATCATACGATAAGGATGCCGTACAAGCTATTTGGAAATCTATGCTCAAGGCAAATGAGGTGTTCACCAAATTCAGAAGTGACTTCGTTGGTAAAGTAAGTCCGGTTCATCTATTCTGGGGGGCATTTGACTTGGCCGTTACACGGTTTTCAGGAAATGATGCGCCTTTGCACCAAGGGGGAATGCCCAATATGCCTTTAGATGTCATGCAGGAAGCGTATTCCAAAGAAGTGAGCAGTGCTGGTTTCTGGCTGGGCTCCAAAGATTTTCCTTTTCCTGCTTTTTACGCTTATGCCTATCCGAGTCCTACAGCGTTTGGAAAACAAAAAGTACAGCCCGAGCAGGCTTTTTGGAGTGATGAAATGGGAGAATTTTTCTTGAAATATGAAGACGTGCAGAAATCTTCCAACCCTGATGAAGTTTTATTGTCTTTTTTACGGAGCACCTATGAGGCATCTGCCAAGACTGCCCAATGGGATCGTGCCAAACTTGAAAGAAAATAA
- the era gene encoding GTPase Era, with translation MGVHKSGFVNIIGNPNVGKSTLMNAFVGEKLSIITSKAQTTRHRIFGIVNGDDFQVVFSDTPGIIKPAYELQTSMMDFVKSAFEDADVLLYMVEIGEKGLKDENFFKKIQQSKIPVLLLLNKIDTADQELLEEQVPYWQELLPRAEIHPISALENFNVKEVFDRILELLPEGPAYYPKDQLTDKPERFFVNETIREKILLNYKKEIPYAVEVETEEFLEDKDIIRIRSVIMVERNTQKGIIIGHKGSALKKVGIEARKDLEKFFGKQVHIELYVKVNKNWRSNPNQLKRFGYEK, from the coding sequence ATGGGCGTGCATAAATCAGGCTTTGTAAACATCATTGGCAACCCAAACGTGGGCAAATCGACCTTGATGAATGCCTTTGTCGGAGAAAAGCTGTCCATTATCACCTCTAAGGCACAAACGACCAGGCACCGCATTTTTGGCATTGTGAACGGAGATGATTTTCAGGTGGTCTTTTCAGATACCCCGGGTATCATCAAGCCTGCATATGAACTTCAGACCTCGATGATGGATTTTGTGAAGTCTGCCTTTGAAGATGCCGATGTACTGCTCTATATGGTCGAAATTGGGGAAAAGGGTTTGAAGGATGAAAACTTTTTCAAAAAAATCCAGCAAAGTAAAATTCCTGTGCTGCTATTGTTGAACAAAATCGATACTGCAGACCAAGAACTTTTGGAGGAACAAGTGCCATATTGGCAAGAACTGCTTCCGAGGGCAGAGATACACCCTATCTCAGCATTGGAGAACTTCAACGTGAAAGAAGTCTTCGACCGTATTTTGGAACTGCTACCTGAAGGACCTGCATATTATCCGAAAGACCAGTTGACCGATAAACCTGAACGTTTTTTTGTCAATGAGACCATACGCGAGAAAATTCTTCTGAACTATAAAAAAGAGATCCCATATGCCGTTGAAGTCGAGACGGAAGAGTTTTTAGAGGATAAGGATATCATCAGAATCCGTTCTGTAATCATGGTCGAACGCAATACCCAAAAAGGTATCATCATAGGCCACAAGGGCAGCGCTTTAAAAAAAGTGGGGATAGAAGCACGTAAAGACCTGGAAAAGTTCTTTGGTAAGCAGGTACATATCGAACTCTATGTCAAGGTAAACAAAAACTGGCGGTCAAATCCAAACCAGCTTAAACGTTTTGGTTACGAAAAATAA
- the der gene encoding ribosome biogenesis GTPase Der, which produces MGGIVAIVGRPNVGKSTFFNRLIKRRDAIVDEVSGVTRDRHYGKSDWNGKEFSVIDTGGYVVGSDDIFEQEIDKQVELAIDEADAIIFMVDVESGVTGMDEDVAKLLRKVDKPVFLVVNKVDNTKRVADAVEFYALGLGEYFTVSSINGSGTGELLDALVKVLPEKDEEEDELPRFAVVGRPNAGKSSFINALIGEERYIVTDIAGTTRDSIDTKYNRFGFEFNLVDTAGIRKKAKVKEDLEFYSVMRSIRSIEHCDVCLLLFDATRGFDGQVQNIFWLAQRNNKGVVILVNKWDLVEKETNSVKLYSQKIKKQLEPFVDVPIVFISVLNKQRIFKAIETAVEVYKNRSKKIKTRALNDVMLPIIEKKPPPAYKGKYVKIKFCTQLPTPYPQFAFFCNLPQYVRDPYKRFLENKLREHFDFTGVPITIFMRKK; this is translated from the coding sequence ATGGGAGGGATTGTCGCCATTGTAGGAAGGCCCAATGTGGGTAAGTCGACTTTTTTCAACCGACTTATAAAACGTCGCGATGCCATTGTCGATGAGGTCAGTGGCGTGACCCGCGACCGTCATTATGGAAAAAGTGATTGGAACGGAAAGGAATTCTCGGTCATCGATACCGGTGGATATGTGGTCGGCAGCGACGATATTTTTGAACAAGAAATCGACAAGCAGGTCGAATTGGCGATTGATGAGGCCGATGCCATCATTTTCATGGTCGATGTGGAATCGGGTGTTACGGGCATGGATGAAGATGTGGCCAAACTTCTTCGAAAGGTCGATAAACCTGTCTTTTTGGTGGTGAACAAAGTCGATAATACGAAACGTGTGGCCGATGCCGTTGAATTTTATGCGTTGGGGCTTGGGGAGTATTTTACCGTTTCAAGTATCAATGGCAGTGGCACTGGCGAGCTGTTGGATGCCCTTGTAAAAGTGCTTCCCGAGAAAGATGAAGAAGAAGACGAATTGCCAAGATTTGCGGTTGTTGGTCGGCCAAATGCAGGAAAATCCTCATTTATCAATGCCCTGATCGGTGAAGAACGCTATATCGTTACCGATATTGCGGGCACTACCCGCGATAGTATTGACACAAAATACAATCGTTTCGGCTTCGAGTTCAATTTGGTCGATACGGCGGGCATCCGTAAAAAGGCAAAGGTCAAGGAAGATCTGGAGTTTTATTCTGTGATGCGTTCTATACGTTCCATAGAACATTGTGATGTCTGTCTATTGCTCTTCGATGCCACTCGTGGCTTTGACGGTCAAGTGCAGAACATTTTTTGGTTGGCACAGCGAAACAACAAGGGCGTTGTCATTTTGGTCAACAAGTGGGACCTGGTGGAAAAAGAGACCAATTCGGTCAAACTGTATTCCCAGAAAATCAAGAAGCAATTAGAACCCTTTGTCGATGTGCCCATTGTCTTTATTTCGGTGTTGAACAAGCAACGCATCTTCAAGGCCATTGAAACGGCGGTGGAGGTCTATAAGAATAGAAGCAAAAAAATAAAGACAAGAGCACTCAATGATGTCATGCTGCCCATTATCGAAAAGAAACCACCGCCAGCATATAAGGGCAAATATGTAAAGATCAAGTTCTGCACGCAATTACCGACCCCATACCCGCAATTTGCGTTCTTCTGCAATTTGCCACAATATGTTCGGGATCCCTATAAACGGTTTTTGGAAAACAAGCTCCGTGAACATTTTGATTTTACCGGTGTGCCCATCACCATTTTTATGCGTAAGAAGTAG
- a CDS encoding TPM domain-containing protein: MRFQKVSFFLFLLCATIGWAQFTIPEKPTEQTSVYDYVSLLSTNEKTALEQKLIRYADSTSTQIVVAIISSTEGENINYLVAQWGQKWGIGQADKDNGVLILLAKDDRRIAINTGYGVEGSLTDAMSKRIIETIIIPEFKQGDYYGGLDAGADAIFQVLTGEFKEERTFGNDQGFPFRALVPFIIFFVIFIILASRRNRGGRNNRGGRGGRGLDIWDIIILSNMGRGGYRGGSSGGGGFGGGGFGGGFGGGGFGGGGASGGW; this comes from the coding sequence ATGAGGTTTCAAAAGGTTAGCTTTTTTCTTTTCTTACTTTGCGCTACGATCGGTTGGGCGCAATTCACCATTCCTGAAAAGCCCACGGAGCAAACCAGTGTTTACGACTACGTAAGTCTTTTGTCAACAAATGAGAAAACTGCCCTTGAACAAAAACTGATTCGCTATGCCGACAGCACCTCGACCCAGATCGTGGTGGCCATTATCAGTTCTACGGAAGGAGAAAACATCAATTATTTAGTGGCACAATGGGGTCAAAAATGGGGCATCGGCCAAGCCGATAAAGATAATGGCGTTTTGATATTGTTGGCGAAAGATGACCGTCGTATCGCCATCAATACAGGATATGGCGTAGAAGGTTCCTTGACAGATGCCATGAGCAAACGTATCATTGAAACGATTATCATTCCTGAATTCAAACAAGGTGATTATTACGGGGGACTTGACGCCGGTGCCGATGCCATCTTTCAGGTCTTGACAGGTGAGTTCAAAGAAGAGCGCACCTTTGGCAATGATCAAGGTTTTCCATTTAGGGCCTTGGTGCCCTTCATCATTTTCTTTGTCATCTTCATTATTTTGGCCAGTAGAAGAAACCGGGGCGGACGTAACAACCGTGGGGGCCGTGGGGGTCGCGGACTCGACATTTGGGACATCATCATTCTCAGCAACATGGGCCGTGGCGGTTATCGAGGAGGCTCTTCAGGCGGTGGTGGTTTTGGCGGTGGTGGTTTTGGCGGTGGCTTCGGAGGCGGTGGCTTCGGAGGCGGTGGTGCTTCAGGAGGCTGGTAA
- a CDS encoding FIST signal transduction protein codes for MKSYQKVLFSAEEAGQLEISFTPNVFFMFVSPNFPKPESVVEQLKKAYPKAYFIGCSTAGEIVGNRLVDESMVLTAVQFEKSRLAQTCTVLDDHEMDSFRVGKYLSDQLNAPDLKHMFVLSDGLFINGAELVAGLTSEMDSSIGITGGLAADGQDFENTFVISNSGVHSKKVVALGIYGDALKVGFGSKGGWDSFGLERVVTKSDKNVLYELDGEPALDLYKSFLGDKASELPSSGLLFPLSLRDKNNQEPVVRTILGIDEEAKSLTFAGNIPEGSYVRLMKANIDRLINGAGQSASLIGENHNEDTQIAFLISCIGRRLVLKQFVEEELEAVSEILGEDVLYTGFYSYGEIAPFNSFSPCTLHNQTMTITTFSE; via the coding sequence ATGAAATCTTATCAAAAAGTACTTTTTAGTGCTGAAGAAGCAGGTCAATTAGAGATTTCCTTTACACCGAATGTCTTTTTTATGTTCGTTTCTCCGAATTTTCCAAAACCGGAATCTGTAGTTGAACAACTAAAAAAGGCGTACCCCAAGGCATACTTCATTGGCTGTTCCACGGCCGGCGAAATTGTGGGCAATCGTCTGGTTGACGAATCAATGGTACTTACCGCGGTTCAATTTGAGAAAAGCAGATTGGCACAGACCTGTACTGTTTTGGATGACCATGAGATGGACAGCTTTAGAGTGGGGAAATATTTAAGCGACCAACTGAATGCCCCTGATTTAAAGCATATGTTCGTTTTGAGCGATGGGCTTTTCATAAATGGTGCCGAGCTTGTTGCAGGCCTTACCAGCGAGATGGATTCTTCAATTGGTATTACGGGAGGTTTGGCGGCAGATGGCCAAGATTTTGAAAACACCTTTGTGATAAGCAATAGTGGGGTTCATAGCAAAAAGGTGGTGGCCTTGGGCATATATGGTGATGCCCTGAAGGTCGGTTTTGGCTCGAAAGGGGGTTGGGACAGTTTTGGCCTTGAGCGAGTGGTGACAAAATCAGATAAAAATGTTCTTTACGAATTGGACGGTGAACCCGCCCTTGATCTATATAAATCGTTTTTGGGCGACAAGGCCTCAGAATTGCCAAGTTCAGGACTTTTGTTTCCCTTGAGCCTTCGTGACAAAAATAATCAAGAGCCCGTTGTGCGCACTATTTTGGGTATTGATGAAGAGGCAAAAAGTTTGACGTTTGCCGGCAATATTCCCGAAGGGTCGTATGTGCGTCTGATGAAAGCAAATATTGACCGTTTGATCAATGGCGCTGGTCAATCGGCTTCATTGATCGGTGAAAACCACAATGAAGATACACAAATAGCTTTTTTGATCAGTTGCATTGGAAGAAGGTTGGTACTTAAACAATTTGTAGAAGAAGAACTTGAGGCAGTTTCGGAAATACTGGGTGAAGATGTGCTCTATACAGGCTTTTACTCGTATGGTGAAATAGCCCCGTTCAACAGCTTTTCGCCTTGCACCTTGCACAATCAAACAATGACGATTACAACTTTTTCTGAGTAG
- a CDS encoding alanine/glycine:cation symporter family protein: MDALNDFLSAMLPYTEWAMLILLIGGGLFLAFYSKLLPYRYFGHAIAITSGKYDDKDAKGDVSSLQALSSAVAATVGLGNISGVAIAIYMGGPGVIFWIWMTALLGMAIKFYSCSLAIMYRGEDSEGKLQGGPMFYITKGMGKKARPLAVFFCIAGLFGFLGVFTANQFTQTFMNVVKPDENLMVLGEFNWKLTIGVILALITSFVIFGGLKKIAKVATAIVPFMVLLYFLAVVVVMFMNTSEILPSLKLIFVEAFNLKTAVTGGFWGLVILGVRRAMFSNEAGLGSAPMYHGQSKTEEPTREGLVAMLGPFIDTIVVCTLTAVVIILSGAYLEAESNGIIMTLIAFKKSLFGVGDVLLMVIVAAFALSTLFTYSYYGVKCLSFLTNAKIGRFFNWYFVATIVFAAVASVDLVINLIDLAYALMVIPNMIAVLWLAPKVNQSARTYFSKLRDGRA, encoded by the coding sequence ATGGACGCACTCAATGATTTTCTTTCCGCCATGTTGCCCTACACCGAATGGGCCATGCTCATTCTGTTGATCGGTGGAGGGCTTTTTCTTGCTTTTTATTCAAAATTATTGCCCTACCGATATTTTGGCCATGCCATTGCCATCACCTCGGGCAAATATGACGACAAAGACGCAAAAGGCGATGTGAGCTCGTTACAGGCACTATCGTCGGCAGTTGCGGCCACAGTGGGCCTAGGGAATATCTCTGGAGTGGCAATAGCCATATATATGGGTGGCCCCGGGGTTATTTTCTGGATTTGGATGACGGCCCTTTTGGGCATGGCCATCAAATTTTATTCCTGTAGTCTGGCCATCATGTACAGAGGAGAGGATTCGGAAGGAAAACTTCAGGGGGGACCCATGTTCTATATTACCAAGGGCATGGGCAAAAAAGCAAGGCCACTGGCCGTTTTCTTTTGTATAGCCGGTCTGTTTGGCTTCTTGGGAGTCTTCACGGCCAACCAGTTCACCCAAACTTTTATGAACGTGGTCAAACCTGACGAAAACCTTATGGTGTTGGGTGAGTTCAACTGGAAATTGACCATTGGGGTCATACTCGCCTTGATCACATCTTTTGTCATTTTCGGGGGACTCAAAAAAATAGCCAAAGTGGCCACCGCCATTGTACCGTTCATGGTATTGCTCTATTTCTTGGCAGTGGTCGTGGTGATGTTCATGAACACTTCGGAGATATTGCCATCATTGAAACTCATTTTTGTAGAGGCTTTCAATTTGAAAACAGCCGTGACCGGAGGTTTTTGGGGCTTGGTGATACTTGGGGTACGTCGGGCCATGTTCTCAAATGAGGCAGGTCTGGGCAGTGCACCCATGTACCATGGCCAATCAAAGACCGAAGAGCCTACAAGAGAGGGCTTGGTGGCCATGCTGGGGCCGTTTATCGATACCATTGTGGTCTGCACGTTGACCGCCGTGGTCATCATTCTGAGCGGGGCTTATCTAGAGGCCGAGAGCAACGGCATCATCATGACTTTGATAGCCTTTAAAAAATCACTTTTTGGGGTAGGCGATGTGCTATTGATGGTCATTGTGGCCGCCTTTGCCCTTTCGACCCTGTTCACGTATTCATATTATGGCGTAAAATGCCTTTCTTTTTTGACCAATGCCAAGATCGGTAGGTTTTTCAATTGGTATTTTGTCGCTACCATTGTCTTTGCGGCGGTCGCTTCTGTCGATTTGGTCATTAACCTCATCGATCTGGCCTATGCCCTGATGGTCATACCGAACATGATCGCAGTACTGTGGTTGGCACCGAAAGTGAACCAATCGGCGAGAACCTACTTTTCAAAACTTCGGGATGGGCGTGCATAA
- a CDS encoding nuclear transport factor 2 family protein, producing the protein MKRTVFLLFFLASLIVNAQKSDYEMIAETVGYYLDGGTNNDFETLKKAFHENATMKYITDEGYKEVNALEFFSRMDASKPKQDRKTRIANITIAGHAANARLEIKYPTFTFIDFMNLLKVDGEWKIVNKIFYRKTD; encoded by the coding sequence ATGAAACGAACTGTCTTTCTCTTGTTTTTTCTTGCTTCCCTCATTGTCAATGCCCAAAAATCAGATTATGAAATGATTGCCGAAACGGTTGGTTACTATTTGGATGGTGGTACCAACAACGACTTCGAAACATTGAAGAAGGCTTTTCATGAAAATGCGACCATGAAGTATATTACAGACGAGGGTTACAAAGAAGTCAATGCCCTCGAGTTTTTCTCACGCATGGATGCCTCAAAGCCAAAACAAGACCGAAAGACACGAATTGCCAATATCACCATTGCGGGCCATGCCGCAAATGCACGTTTGGAAATTAAATATCCTACCTTCACTTTTATCGATTTCATGAACCTGCTCAAGGTTGATGGTGAGTGGAAGATCGTCAACAAGATTTTTTATCGAAAAACTGATTGA
- a CDS encoding GTP-binding protein, which yields MSDLVNEIVLRPRFDIRLYTDPEVLKAAFDIKAKDPFLLKRIDEHIYIRFKREETNFWTPQLHLEISSFSPGKSTIHGVFGPNPTLWTFFMFLHFGVATLFIILGIFAYSKHSLGHDITIWLAGMGFLILIWFILYAFGRLGKAKGKPQMQQLRRYADELFVTIQKKHGQ from the coding sequence ATGAGCGACCTAGTCAATGAGATTGTTCTAAGACCCCGGTTTGATATTCGACTGTATACCGATCCCGAGGTTTTAAAGGCTGCTTTTGACATCAAGGCCAAAGACCCTTTTTTGCTCAAACGCATCGATGAACATATCTACATTCGGTTCAAAAGGGAGGAAACCAATTTTTGGACACCTCAACTTCACTTGGAAATAAGTTCGTTCAGTCCGGGCAAAAGCACCATTCATGGGGTGTTCGGACCCAACCCGACCTTATGGACCTTCTTTATGTTCTTGCATTTTGGGGTGGCAACGCTGTTCATAATCTTGGGAATTTTTGCATATTCAAAGCATTCGCTGGGCCACGATATCACCATATGGTTGGCTGGCATGGGGTTTTTGATCCTTATTTGGTTTATTCTTTATGCCTTCGGTAGATTGGGAAAGGCAAAGGGCAAACCCCAAATGCAACAATTGCGACGATATGCCGATGAGCTTTTTGTAACCATTCAAAAAAAACACGGCCAATAA